The Candidatus Paceibacterota bacterium region CGCTGATGCTTCGAATACAGCTCCTGCGCCCACTCCGGTTCCAACCATAAAAATATCCGCCGATAAGATCATGGATGACTACACCGCCAACGAAGTAGCCGCCGATGCCAAGTACAAGAACAACGTTGTCTCGGTCACGGGCATCGTCGACTCCATAGGCAAGGATATCGTTGATACACCATACATCGCTTTGAAAACCGGAGGACAGTATTCCATATCGGTCGTGCAGTGCATGTTCCCAAGATCAGCAGAATCAATTCTCGCTAATATCTCGAAGGGTGAATATATGACACTTCAGGGCAAGGTCACGGGCAAGCTCGGAAATATCATCTTGAGCGGCTGTTCTATCGCGAAGTAGCTAAAGGAAATATATCCTCGGAAGCACGGGTGCGTGCTCGGTGACGCTCTGGACGAGGATGGAGAAAGCGTCGACGAGATCGTCGTGCTTCTCGACCCCAAAGTGAACGATCTGCTGAATCAGTTCCTCCGCGCCCTCCTTGGGAAAGAGTATCTTTCCTGTCTTGATGAGATTCGCCGTGAGGGCAAGCCTTGATCTCTTGTCTTGGTTTCCTGGCCTTGTCGGAATGACGTTATGGAGACCCTCTTCCTTGAGCTGTTGTGGCAGAGCTTTCTGATATGCAACGTCTTCCACGATGAAGGTTGGCCTCTCATCGCTTGCCTTGGTATATGCCACGTCGAGAGCCTTGCAGAGGTCGACAGTCTCGGGGAAATTGAGTCTTCGATTGATGATTTTAGGTAGGATATAGATGCGATAGCCGCTATAGAGCTCGTAGAGCATGCCGGGAACCATGGCGGTGTAGTCGGCGGCGTCGCTTTTCGATATGGCAAGGTCGACACCGATACGGACTTCCATGTGGGTCATATACCCGCCGAAGCCCTTCTCGGGAGGCGGAATTACGTCATAGTATTGGATCCATTCGCGATGTATCGCTTGTTCTTCGTCAGCGACGATACGGAGAAGGTATTCGCGTTCCCATGCGAACTCGTTTCCGGCCTTTTTCTTTTCATCCTCTATATCCTCAAGAGACGCATACTTTCCAGGCCAGAGAATCTTCTCATTTTGAATCAAGGGATATTCGCGAAACGTACCCGTGAGCTTTCCACGGCCTATGTCTTCTTTCATCCTCATCAAAAGCGAATCCTCGTGGAGGAGGTTTCCGACGATGACAAGCCTCGTATCGCGATCTCCTGCGGGGATGACCTCGGCCGTGAGCCACTGATATGTCTTGCTTCGGCCTTCGCGGGTTTTGGTCGAGGCGAGATCCTCTATGTCGTCGCAGACGATTAGATCGGGGCGGTGCTGATTGTGACGGAGGCCACGAATCGATTGCTCGGTCGATACGGCCGTGATGCGGGCATCGAGTTGCGAGAATACCAAGGACGACGATCCCCATTGATCTGACTCTTCTTGAAATGGCCCAAGGTCATTCTTGAGGATGGTATTGTTTTCAAGTTCACGTCGAAGGTTCATCATATGCTGCTTGGCCTGGCTCTGGGTCTGACAGGCGATAAGCACAAATCTTTTTGACTGCTCGCCGAGAATGGCCCACAGAGGATACGAGGTCGTGAGGATGGTCGACTTGCCGCATCCTCGAAAAGCCACGATGAAGAGATTGCTGTTATCGCTTTTCTCGGTGAGCCTGAATATCTCCTCATGAAAAGGAGCCGTCCTGTATTTGACGTAGTGGGAGAGGTAGAAATGGAAGAAGTAATGGTGACTCTTCCTAGTGATTGCCGTCCTCACTTTTCTGTCCTTGAGCATCGCCTCCACCAATTGGGGCGGCATCGCTCTTTTCGGTTGTATCGTTTGGTTTTCCATTGTCGTTAATGTCGACCGCGACCGCTGTCTCTGTCTCGACCTCACCCGAAGCCAAGCGTAGAGCCTCTCGGACGAGGGCTTCTTGTTCGGGAGTGAGCTCTTCCTGGCGAGTAACGGCGGTTACTTCGAGCTTGTTTTTGTATTCAGGATGGTGGTGACGGAGCCACTGCATGATGGCCGTCATGTTCTTGTCCTTGATGGCCGATATGAGCTGGCTTTCGGCCAGGTCGTTCACCATGAGCTTGCCTTCGGCGAGGGCTTCAAGAGCGAGCTTCTCGAATTCCTTGTCCTCTTTGAGCCAGCGGTAGTAGGTCATGCGGGAAACGCCCGTCTTTTCGCAGGCGATTTGGATCACGGGCGTTTTTCTGAATTGCTCAAGCAATATCTCTTTGTTTTTGTCGGTCTTGTTCATATTTTTTCTGCTTTAAGGCTCGTCACATGCTCCCACCGTGCGATGATTGTTCTGCAATACTCCAAATCCTCTTCGACCATGAAGCATCTGCGCTTCGTTTGCTCACAAGCAATCAAAGTCGTACCCGATCCGCCAAATGGGTCGTATACGGCATCGCCAATCGAGGTTGAATTCATGATGAGGTGGGCCACGAGAGGCACTGGTTTCATCGTTGGATGGAGCGAACTGCTATTGGGCTTTGGATAGCAGAGGATGGATTTGTCCTTGCTTCGCCTGAACGCATGAGTGCCGTACCAACCGAAAAGAATAAGCTCGTGTTGAGGCATGTAGTCCTTGCGGCCGATGACCGCTTGGCTTTTGACCCAGATCACGAGCTGGGAGAAGAAGATGCCGACATCATCGAGAGCGTTTCGTAGAGTGAAGAGCATTTTGTCCGAGTTGAATATGTATATGCTGTTCTTTCGGGCGAGACGAGGTATGACGGGCAGAAGCCACTTCTTCGAGAATTCTCGGTACTCGCTCTCCGATGAGATATTGTCATTGAGGATTACTTTGTTTACTTTCGGCGTGCCGACGTTCGTCTTGTTCTCCGCATACGAGACGCCATATGGCGGATCGGTCACGATGGCCTGGATATTTGCACTCGAAAGGAAGCTCGTGACAAGCTTTTCGTCGCAGGCGTTGCCGCACAAAAGGCGGTGGTCGCCAAGCTTCCAGACTTGGCCCTGTTTAACTGATCTTTCGTGCTTTATTTCCAGTGAGTTTTTCATAACGGCGGATTATTAAATCAACGAATATCGGCTCGCGTTCGACCAAGTATGCTTTGCGCTTCAGCTGTTCGCAGGCGATGAGAAGGCTCCCTGAACCACCGAAGAGGTCAAGAACAACATCACCGGCTTTTGAGCACCTCCGGAGGGCTTTCTCATGCAGGGTCGGAGGCTTTTCCGTGGGGTGCTCATAGTCGGCCCCGCTTATGCGCTTGGCGAGCCAAATGTCGATCATGTCGAAGATATCGTCTATGGTGCGATTGCCCGTGCCGACTTCCTTGTTCATGATCTCCGAGAGGTTGAGCACTTTTTCGGAGATATATGGCTTGCCGATAGTTCCATACACGCACGGTTCATACTGCTTGTTGAATGCGATCTGAGGAGTCGGCGTCGAGTTGTTTTTCACCCAGAGACACACTCGCTTGTTCGCTATGCCAAGCTCTTGATACAGGGTTTGCAAGAGCCAGATGTACCGTTGGTCGCAGTATGTGAAGATGTGAGCGTTGGGCTTCGTGTGGGCGAGAGCGTTTCCGAGAGCAGATTTTAGAAACTTTTTGTACTCGACATCCGATTTTGAATCATCAACGTTGCCACCATACGATTTCTTGCCACCCATACCTTTGTCGTATGAGAGGCCGATGTTGTATGGAGGGTCGGTATCGATTACATCGACCTTGGTCGTGCTGAGGAGCTTTTTCAGGGTCTTTGGGTCACAGCTATCGGCACAGATGAGGCGATGCTCGCCGAGGGCGTATATATCACCGAGTTTCGCTTTCGGTTTCTTGATCTTTTCAAGCTCCTTATCAATGTCAAAGTCATCGTTCTCGATCGAGAGGTCGTCAAAAAGATGGGTGAGATCGGTGTCGTCAAAGCCGCTCGACAGGAGCGTACCTATGTCGAAGTCGGCGGCGAGTTTCTCCCAGTCCCAATCGCCGTGGACGCGGTTCGATGTGAGGAGATACTGGTCATATTCGCTTTTCGTGAGCTTCCTATTTGGCACGCGTACCTCGATTTTCTCATCGCCACGGCCGAGAAGCTTCAAAACCATGAGCCTCTGATGGCCTGCTATGACCTTGCCATCCGTGTCGATAACGGGGATCTCGACCACGTTAAACTTTGTGAGGCTCTTTTTGAGGTCATCTACCTGCTTTTCGCTCATCATTCTCGGGTTCTTGTTATTTGGGACAAGCTCCGAGATTGTGTGGCTCTCGGTATGCCAAATTAATTTGTTTTTCATATATTTCGAGATGCCTTTAGCGGCTTTCTCATAGATATATGGTCATTAATGACACTCAACATTTTTTCTTGTGGTGATGACAGAAAAAACGCCTTATTCAAGGCGACTTTTGGTGTCGATAAAAAATGAGTTAGCTCACTAGCTCCGATTAAATGACGTTTTCGTCGTCGAATGGGTGTTTATCGGCTTCTGAAATCAGGGAGAACTTGGGATAGTAGCCCTCGCTCTTGCGGTAAGGGTGGAAGGGATTCTCTGCTATGCCGAGGAAAGTCTTGAGCCGTTCTGAAGTTTCGTATTTCACATTGCGGCTATATCTCGCATCGAACTGAGATACAGGTAGACTGCCTCCGTTATCGGCTATGGCTCGGAGAAACTCCCATTTCGTATCCGGATTCTGAGTCTTTCGATCAAGGAACCCGACATCTTTATAGTCGAACTTAATAGTAGGCATGCCCGGATATTTCATCTTGACCGTATGTCCGTCGACGAACTTAATTTTGAGGCGTTCAAGCTTCGCTCCATTGGGCAAAGGATATGCCGCACGATTACGATTCTCCTTCGTCGTCCGCAGAAGGCCTGCGATGTCTTCCGCGAGGGCCTTTCGATCATCGGGATGAAGTCGTACGCTGACATTGTCGTTACGCATGACGATCGTATTTTGGCGAAAGACTACGGTATCGAATTTCGGCACGGCGAACGCTTTTGAAATATCCTGTACCATGGCTTGAATGCGCTGGATATTTTCTAGATACGGTCCCATCGTCTTACGGACGTTTTCTATGGTTTCGAGCACAGGAGCCATCGACTCGATGATAGGGGTTATGGATTCAAGCGCACTTTCTCTTTGTATAGCAAAGCGTTCGAGGCTTTCTCGGGCGTCTTTAATGACGGATAGCTCCATGTGAGGGAATTGCTCTGACATGGCCCTATTATAGCCCTATTTGCAAAAAAGGCCACTTTGGTGTATACTTGTTTATACCTATGCTTCAATATCTAAGCGACAAGGATAAAGAGGTCTATGTGCTCGTCCGTAACAGGATAGTCCACGGCCTTAAGACTCCCACTCTCGAAGAGATAAACAAAGTGACAGGTAAGTCGTCCCCACGATCGGCGGTTCTTGCGCTCGAAAGGCTCGAAAAGGCCGGTCTTCTGAGGAGGATGGGAGGAAAAATCCGACTTATGAGTCAGAGCTTAACTCCAAACGCTTCCATCTCTACCATTGAGGTACCGCTTGTCGGCACGATTGCCGCAGGTGCTCCGATCCTCGCAGAAGAGAATGTCGAAGCGATGATTCCCGTATCGACCGCTATAGCGAAACCTGGCTCGAAGTACTTCTTGCTTCGCGTCACGGGCACGTCGATGAACATGGCGAAAGTGAATGGGGTCAAAATCGACGAAGGTAGCATCGTCTTGGTCAGGCGACAGGAGACTGCGGATGATGGGGACATTGTAGTGGCGCTTATCGACGACAGCGCGACAGTCAAGGTCCTCGAACGAAAGAATGGCATGGTCATTCTTCGCCCAAAGTCTTCCGACCCGCACAAGCCGATCATATTAACAAATAATTGTATCGTTCAGGGGGTGGTAGTCGGAGTATTGCCGTCTGATCTCTATTAACAGCTATGAAAAATAACTATGCCTGAACGCCCAAGCATACCCGATCAGGTAAAGCTCAAGCTCTGGGCGCTTTCTGGTGCGCGTTGCGAGTTCCCGGGCTGTAACAAGTATGTCTGGCGAGACGGCCTTACCCTCAAAGACGATAATTTCGCTCACATGGCTCATATCATTGCGGCGAACCCTGGCGGTCCCCGTGGCGATGAGGTCGCTTCTCCAGAGTTAGCTACCGACTATGACAACCTTATGCTCCTATGCTTTGATCACTCGAAGCTCGTAGACGGCAAAAACAAATGCGATTACACCATCGAGTATCTGCGAGAATACAAACGATCTCATGAGGACAGAATTCGCCGTCAGACAGAGCTGTCGCCAGAGATGACGACCACGGTCTTGAGATTCTCAGC contains the following coding sequences:
- a CDS encoding site-specific DNA-methyltransferase, yielding MKNSLEIKHERSVKQGQVWKLGDHRLLCGNACDEKLVTSFLSSANIQAIVTDPPYGVSYAENKTNVGTPKVNKVILNDNISSESEYREFSKKWLLPVIPRLARKNSIYIFNSDKMLFTLRNALDDVGIFFSQLVIWVKSQAVIGRKDYMPQHELILFGWYGTHAFRRSKDKSILCYPKPNSSSLHPTMKPVPLVAHLIMNSTSIGDAVYDPFGGSGTTLIACEQTKRRCFMVEEDLEYCRTIIARWEHVTSLKAEKI
- a CDS encoding DNA modification methylase, which gives rise to MKNKLIWHTESHTISELVPNNKNPRMMSEKQVDDLKKSLTKFNVVEIPVIDTDGKVIAGHQRLMVLKLLGRGDEKIEVRVPNRKLTKSEYDQYLLTSNRVHGDWDWEKLAADFDIGTLLSSGFDDTDLTHLFDDLSIENDDFDIDKELEKIKKPKAKLGDIYALGEHRLICADSCDPKTLKKLLSTTKVDVIDTDPPYNIGLSYDKGMGGKKSYGGNVDDSKSDVEYKKFLKSALGNALAHTKPNAHIFTYCDQRYIWLLQTLYQELGIANKRVCLWVKNNSTPTPQIAFNKQYEPCVYGTIGKPYISEKVLNLSEIMNKEVGTGNRTIDDIFDMIDIWLAKRISGADYEHPTEKPPTLHEKALRRCSKAGDVVLDLFGGSGSLLIACEQLKRKAYLVEREPIFVDLIIRRYEKLTGNKARKIS
- the lexA gene encoding transcriptional repressor LexA, whose product is MLQYLSDKDKEVYVLVRNRIVHGLKTPTLEEINKVTGKSSPRSAVLALERLEKAGLLRRMGGKIRLMSQSLTPNASISTIEVPLVGTIAAGAPILAEENVEAMIPVSTAIAKPGSKYFLLRVTGTSMNMAKVNGVKIDEGSIVLVRRQETADDGDIVVALIDDSATVKVLERKNGMVILRPKSSDPHKPIILTNNCIVQGVVVGVLPSDLY